Genomic window (Dasypus novemcinctus isolate mDasNov1 chromosome 10, mDasNov1.1.hap2, whole genome shotgun sequence):
TAGAGAGGTATAAAGAAATGCCATTTGAAATGGACACAGACCTATCTCCCTCTCTGGAAAGCAAAGCATGGGGACGAGAAAAGCAGGATTCTGGATGAACTGAGACGGGGAGGGGAGTGAGATTTAAGAAGCCAGGACCCCTCCACCCCTCCAAACACAGTTATACATACCAATAGATGCTACAAAATTCTCTTCCTTTAAGCTCCTGGTGTCTAGTTCCTTAGGACCCTTTCCTGCAGTACTTGGTGCCCAAGGTCCCAGCTGGGGAACTCTCAGCTGTGCCATAGTCTTTGGGTCTCCCCTGGCAGTCAGGCCAGGATCCTTGCCAACTGGTGTACTGACACTCTCTGTTGGACTTCTTTTCCGCTTGTCTGGTTCTGGGAAAAGATCAATATAAAAAGTAGTCAAATGAGGTTAGTAGGTGGGAAGCAAGGTATGGAGAAGCAAGGATACAGGAGGGTGTGGAATGGAAGAAGTGCAAGGAAAGCCGGCCTCTTATTTGTATGATGGAGAAATATCTGCTATATATAAACACGCACTAGAAAATAAAATCCCAAAGCCTGATGGGAAGCAGCTTGTTGGGAAATCAGTCATAGGGATAAGTAAGCTCCCTTTGGGAGACACGAGGCCCACCTGGCACAATCCCTACCTTTACTGTAGTAGTGGGTCTGAGCGATCTCCAGAAGCCCAAAGATGCTGGCCATGCCGCCCAGACCTGCATGGGCATAGGACTGCTCCAGACTGAGGACTGTACACTTGAGCAGGTCTAACATCCCCTTGTACACCTTTCGGCTGATCTCCTGCAACAATAACCCAGGGGCTAGAGTCGGCAAAATTGCCTTTGGTGCCCATGTCCCACCTGCCAGTTGATTCCAACTCCCAACTCCACACACTGACCACATCTGGGATGATGTCCTGCCGGGAATCCTCCTCTGACTGTACTGTGCGGTTCAGCTTGCTCAGGACAAAGACCCGCAGCTGCTCACTCTCCAGCAGCCGCCGTACCTTCTTCATGTTGAGCCAGCCAACACCCTGGCCATCCAGCACACTGTGCACCACCTCCTTCAGGAACTGCTGGTTCTCACTAGGAGGGTCACATACCACCTCTGTGGTCATCAGCTCCTTTGCAGAGCATTCCCCCTGTCACCACACTAGATATTGCCTCCAGGGCCAAAACACAAAGTCAAGTCTCTAAATGGCCAATTCTAGCACATACCCCACCTCTCCAGATAACCTGGGGTGCCTGAGTACCCACCACAGCTGTTTCACTGTCAACACTGTAAGCTATTATGCTTGCCTGGGATTGAATCAGAATGGGAAGTGCTGGCAGGAAATTCATTTCATCTCTACCCTACTGAGAGCTTTTCTCCCACTCTCGAGTATCCCTAAAGTTTTGTCTAGGAACCACTACCTCTACCCAAGAACTTTGAAATGTGTTCTGCCATTTTTATTACCTAGAATTGCTGGATCGGCCCTGGGGTGATGGaggctctcttttcactgtcGGGCTGTGCTTAATGACAGATGACTTCTGATCCACTAAGGCCCTCCTGTTCCCTATAAGCCgggaagacaggaaagagagataTCACTATCGTAGCTTGGACGCTGGCGTGAGCACAGCCCTGGGCGGCCACGttccacacccactcccctgccGGGCTGGGTGAAGGTGGCACCAGGGCATCACACACAGGTAAAAACCAGCCATGGCAATGTggaggaggtggggatggagacTCAGGCCACTCCACATGCACCAGCAGCAGGCCCCATGGGCAAGCATGGGTGTCACGGGGGACGGGGCAAGGCAGGTCACTCATATGATGCCGCTTGCTCCATGAGGAGGATGGCCCTCAGGCAGGCACGGAAGATGCTAGGAAAAGAGAGGTCATGCACAGCTCACAGGCGAGACCCACCTTCGCCACTCCCGGGGCCGGCGTCAGTAACAATCTCCATTAGAGTATTTAGCCCAAATACTGGGACACAAAATACACAATTAGTAGGTGCACCACAATACCCCAATCCCTGTACCCCTCAATGGAGTTGTAAGTTAGATCATCTGAGCGTAATCACAAAGCTTGAAGAGTGCGTATAACCTGGGTTCTTGGGCACCTCGGAGCTGGAAGCCTGATCCAGGTGATCAGGAATCAAACAAGGCTCTAGGAAAGGCCACCCCTTAAGACCATGGCCTCACAAAACCTGTACGGACAGGGCAAATGACACGAGGAGCCTTTGCGTACTACACAGGCACATGCATGAAGGAGGGACCACTAGGTTTTCATTAAACATCCAGCATGGGGGTCCAGAGGGCTTGCAGGTATGCACAGGGAAGGGCCCTATCTGGCAGGCCCCAtcgtggagtggggtggggttgtGGGGGTACGAGATGGGAGGTGGATGGGAGGTATAAGCGCATCAAATGAGGTGAAGCTTTGGCATGCAATGAAAGAGTTATCAATTGCTCTCCTCTTCAAATGCATCAAAGGGAAAGCCAGGGGCACTAACACCTTTCCTTCCCTAACCCACCAGTCCTGTGTGGGCTCACTGGAGCAGGGCTACTTAAGTTCCTACATCACTAATGAGGAAGTCCTTTTgctcattgattttatttttccatccccAAGAAGGAACATTCCTTCAACTCCTGGCATTTTTATTCACTGGGGATGAGGGGTTACTTAAAGAAAACGTGGTGTTGCTTCTCACTGTACTTCCTACCATAATGAAATATCAGCATAAGATccagaaaaagtaaacaaaagtcAGATTAAATTCAGAAGAGTCCCTCAAACTGCGAGTGATTGCAAAGGAAATTCATGTAAAATCTTAACTGTCTTAGAAGTCAACCAACACTCCCTGGCTGGCCATAGGCCCTAGGTTGGCATGTGGCCAAAGTAAGAGGTTTCGTGACTCTGAGGACACTGCCAGACTCTCCACCACCATCCCCTGGTAGGCCAGCTCCTCAGGATGGGGTTCATTCTGAAGTTCAGGCAGTAGGGACCAGGCAGATGACTAGTGGTACCTGGTGATCCCTGTTAATCACGTACCTCTGACAAAAGTTCCCCCAGAAGCAGCACTCATCCCACAGATGTCAGTGTCCTAGATGACATAACAGGGCCTTTTTTAGCTACAAAGGTAGTTCCCATCTGAcaaacatcagaaaccatgatgTGCAGTGAAAGCCATGAGAAGCCATAAAGGGAAACAGCCAGGTCAGATGAGTCATCATACACGGGGCTCCTGACAAGCACCATTGGCTAAAATAACTCCCAGAGAATCCTGGTTTGGCAAAAGGGGAGCTGCAGTTACCTTTCAGACTAGGGAAGGGCGTGGTCTTCTCTCGGGCACCTTTGGTGGGCAGCGTGAGGTTGGAAAGACTGAAGCTTGTACTATGGTTCCGATATAGGCTGCCTATCAATGGGAAGGCGTGAGAGCCATGAGTTAGGGGGATAAAACGATCAGGGCATTGCACTTCAATGACTttatcatcttcacctccctcctCTGCAAACGTAATCTCAGTGCCTCTTTCATGGAAAGGATCAAGTCTAACTTAAGGAGCCACTGCCAGGATTGCTCACAACCCAGTAACAATTCTAATTACCACCCATAATAATGGCCGAGTCCCTCATGCCCTGCTTATATAGCCTGAAAGCCAGGAGTCACTGTGCCTCAGAGCTGAAGTTGGTGTGGTCTCTGGCTTCTGAAAACACTAGCAATCCCAATTATCCCCTGGGTTGGCTCTCTGTAATCCCTAGTCTGTTGACATCTGTACCAATACCATCCCTCAAAACTGGAAATATTCTCTTATGTAAAAAAGTCAATCTCATATAGATTTCAAAGCATGTTATGAAAAAGCCCCTCATCATGTAGAAAAGATTTTCGATAAACACCCAAACCAAATGTGACCAAAATATTTCCACAAAATTTATGTACAAACGTATGATTTTGAATACAATGCATATTTTTCAGTTGACCATTCAGCTGCCTTACCAGAAACAGACTGAAGCCTCCAGCTGTAAAGGTAATGACGAGCTGTCCTTGTCCTTTATTGACCTCACCTGTAAGTACCTTATTTGTATCATCCAAATGATCTGAATCAGGGCTTGGTAATGCCAACTCAGCCCTAATTCTAAAGTCctaagcaccatttgctgaagccAGGCCCTACTGCTGAGAAAATGGACCAGAAGAATGAGTGAGCTTAAGGCACTTACTGGCGAAAGACATGATGCCCCCGAAGCCCTCGGTGCTGTTGTTGGAGACGGTGGAGGTGGGAGAACTTGCTCTTGAGTCTGACTCTGCATCTGAGTCACTTGCCAGTTTCAAGCTGTTGGGCCGCAGCAGCTTTTGAGCCCTTGGAATGCACAGTGGCACCTATGAGCCCCAGGCTGGGGTACCTAATCCTGGGAGTGTGGGCCTTAAGCTACACTGCAGTCACCTCTCCCTTCCCTAGATCAGAGTACCACCCTCTGGGGATGGCAGGACCACGAGAGCATTCAGACTTCTCAGGCTCTCTGATTAACCCTCACCCAGGGTCCACTTTAGTGAGGTCCTTCAGTCTACCACCTAGAAGGGATCCCCAGGCTCTCACCGATTGCCATTGACATGTTGGCTGAATCGGGGAGTGTAACTTTCCCCCTGCTCCTCATCATCTTCCTCAGGGGGAAAGCCATATTGGGGCTCGAAGTATGGATTGTCATAGGTTGGCCGGCGCACTGACCCCTCTCCAATTTCTGTCTGATGCTTGTCCACGTTCGACTTGCCAATGCTGGGAGGCACGGTAGGGAGGGGCTTGGAGACACCTACTGCTGTCTTATCATCCATCTCTGCCGAGTCAGCAGGTTCCTAAGGGCCATATTAAATAAAAAGTAGTCACCTGGTGTCCAGCGATGCCTTCCTATGTTCTCAGTTTGGCTGGGCCAGGCCCAGCCTGTCAGATTCTCAGCCCaaggaatgcatgggaaaaaaaatctctgtgACACCCCTGTTCTCTGTCATCATAAACTCTATAAGGGGGATCTTAGCTACACCCTGAACAAAGCCCAGTAACCTCCTACTGGAATCAAAACTGTTTCCGATAGGCTCTAAGCTATAGGATCTAAGGGAAAAGATAGGAAGGCTGTGAGAAAAAAGGCAAATTAATGGTTACAACGTGGCTTTCCTAATGGAGATGAGGCCCACATCCCAAGCAGCTCTCACTTGTCCACCCCTCCAAAGTCTCACGTACAGAGTTGGCTCCGTGGATGACAGTGCTGGGGCTACTGCTGGCGGTGGTGCTGGAGCTAGAGCGCAGTGGGGGGTTTTCCTGGGTGTTCTCGCCATCTGGACCAGGCTCTTCTGCTTCCTTCTGGTTCTGCAGCTCATCAATCTCTACCTCACTGGCATCCCCCAGTGCCGCATGTGTCAGAGGATCCATATCTGTCAAAGCCCAAGGATGGCAGGTATATATACCACCCCAGAACCCCTGAGCTGGCCAATTCCACAACCCCCTCCAGGACACTTACTAGGAGTATCACCATTGATATCGCATTTCATCATCTCGCTGACAAAGTCACCAAGGGATGAGTAGGAAGAACTTGAGTCATCGTAATCCATACTATCACTACCACTGCAGAATGAAGaacagaaaaaacagaaagaaggggCAAAGAAAAGAATCATCAGACTGctttaagggaaagaaaaaggtgAGCACCCCTATCTCAAGaccaaggaacaaaataaaataaggaagccAAGAAAAAACTATCAGCCAAAATATAACCCAAGGCTTCAAAGACTGATCAAAACCTTCCGAGATTTTGCCCCATTGTGCTAAAGAAGCGCTGGTGAGAGCTTCCTGGCCTTAAAGAAGTGTTCTGCTGTCATAAGAGACTGCTCACCTGTCATCAGTTGGGTCAGAGTCAGAGGCACGTTCTGGTGGCATACTCAGCGCGTCAGCCATCTGAGAATTGCTATCATAGACTCGGTAATGGATGGGCTGCAGCTGATGAGCATACCACTTTGGCTTGTCACCAATCAGGGCTGGATCGAACATATCTACCCaaggagggtggggtgggaagaaCAGCATTAGCAGCACGGGGAAAAAAGGCAAGCAGGAAAAGTCTAAAGCAAACAGGAACAGAAGGGGCAGCTCAAAGATGAGAAAGGGAAAAGGCAAAAGGAAGAGCAATCAGGACAAAGGCAGAAGGTGGGCCAAGCAGAGGGCAGGGGGACTCACTGTTGTGAATTCGCTGGAAGGCATAGTTGGTGGGATTAAGGATCCATTCTCCAAAGTACTCCACAGCCTGAGTCCTGGCCAATTTCTCAGCAAAAGCAGTCTGCCGGGGACGTGAGGCTAGAAAGGAGCCAGCTTGAAAAGCTACCACAGGTCGAGGGAAGAGACGCAGGGTACGTGTGTGCATCTGAAAGCCCTGTAGCACGTTGGGGGAGTTGAAGAAACGTACCATGGCCACTCTGGGGAAGAAGGGGGTGGTGAGATCATCTGAGTCCCAAACACTGCTGGGTAAGAAGGCCCAAGATCCAAAATCACCCCCCAAAGCCATCGGTTAACAGGATTCCAAAATCAAAGCAAGAGATACCTTCAAGAATTCTCCATCTCTCCACCCAAGGTTTAAAAGGCCTAAGAGTGTAATGAACTCTTTCCTCTTTGCTTTAAGAGAGATGGCAAATACAAGTCAAATATCATACCCactttataaataaagaaattctGGCTTAGGGAAGTAGTCTGCTCCAAGATcactgagagagaaagagaccaaCTTAAGAATGTGTGATTGCAGAGTCTGCTTGGTCTTACCTGGTAGCAACATCCACAGAATCTACATCATTGCCATAGATGAGTGGATTGAATTCAGTGGAAGGAGTGGACTGCAGGTCATTAGAAGGCCTTCCCAAGAGAAGTGGGATATCCTGGCCCTCATGAAATTTCTCTAGATTGAGGATGGGCTGGGTGTTGAGACTCATGCTGGCTAGGGCCTATGGAATAAGAAGAAATCCTCATACAAGGCAGATTTCTGGGAGACAAGCCAATAGCATCTCCTAGGAAAGAGGCTTCTTAAAGTTTCCATATCACACTCTCCGCTGAAAAATTTCTGCAACAAAGAACTGTGCTAATATGCAGATCAAGGCCAACCCTTCAAGCCTTAATCTTTGAAATAagaatccaagtttttagtttcTGAAAAATAATCTAATTGTGTAAATTTTCAGCTCAAGCCAACGTAGCTCAAAGCAACCTGACCAGATCTGAAGTCTAGGGCAATGGTTTTCAAACCTTAATCATGAAATCTTGTTATTCAATTGAAATCTCATGTGGTGATATAAACAGCTGAAACATGTAAAAGCAGAGCTTCTCCGAAGGGCACAAGGACATAGGCTGAAGGACATAGGAACCAGAGCCTCAGGGCATAGTGCTCCCAACCTAAACCAGCCcctaagaggcttcaaagtgcAGTCTGAAAGTTACTGGTCTAGACTAGCAGAGCCCAAACTTAATGAGCATAGGAATGACTTAAGGATGTTAAAATTCAGATTCTAATTCAATAAATCTGGGGtgattgtacattttttaaaatcaattttattgatacctattcataaaaattacaatccatccaaagtgtactaattctgcatttttaacaagcccAGGTGATGCCAATGCTGCTGGTCTATTCACCACACTTTAAGTAGCAAGGATCAGAATACAGGGTCAATGAGCCCAGGGATCTTAGCTCCTATAAACATGTGAAGTATAATCCCATATATCAGCCCTTTCATACTAAGGCAATCATCAAGCATGAAACACCAGCAAGGAAAGACAGAGAGATTTCTGAATTTGTAATTCTCACCAGATTCTGTGGTAAAAGATATCATATTATATCCGCAGCAATGAAACAAGTGATACAAAAGGACCCATTTAAATCCAAATAGGTATCACCTAGAGCAGGGGTTTTatcaaggggtccatgagcttgaatagaaattaaaaaaacaacaacattattcttgtgggatgtgttggtgcaggcatgatatatttattaaataacacacagtataatgtggacttagtaaggggtccatggttttcatctgactggcaaaagggtccatggaacaaaaaaggttaagaacccctgaccaagggaagcagacttggctaaCTGCtggaacatccgcctaccacgtgggaggtccagggttcaaacccagggtctcctgacccgtgtggtgagctggttcatGCGCAGTGcggatgcacacaaggagtgccctgccacagaggagtgtcccccgcgtaggggagccccacgcacaaggagtgtgccccgtaaggacagccaccccccGTGAAAGTGCACCCTAtgtgctgacgcagcaagatgacacaacaaaaggagacacagattcccagtgctgctgacagccATGCacgtggacacagaacacacagcaaatggacacggagagcagacaactggcgaggtggggaggggagagatataaataaaaataaataaataaatcttcaaaaaaaaaaaaaaagcctgaccAAGAGGTACTACTAAATACCTCAGACAACACACAGGGAGATTCCTGAAGATCTTTCAGAACAGAGCAAGGATTCCTAAAATTAAATACAGTGCTATCTACTGGTGGTCCTACATAACACATAGAGCAGGACAAGGAAGTGGAGCCTTGTCATGTTTTACCTTCAGGTACTGTACTCAGCAtgcagaagaggaagaaaaaaatccatcaatGTAAGTGGACTTAAGGGACAACTCAAAAAAAGGAACTTTTGAAGGAAGGATTCTATAGGGACCTAGGGATagattcaaaaagaaaatataaaaaagtcaGATTGCCCAAACTACTACCATCTTACAAGACTGAGAGCGCTCCAAGGCCAAAAAGAATGGCAGGTATGGCAAGAAATGGGAATTGATGAGTTGTTTTATATTGCATTGTAATATAATTAGAGGGTAGGAGGGTATTAAATGAATTAGAAGGAATCTAAAAGGCACTTTTTGAGATAATATTCACCCTGCCACCCAGAAATGGGATACAACTCTCCTTAGGCTTCCTACTGCCCACTCAAGGCATAAAATCTGCACCACCTGAAGTTTGAAAGGAAGCTGGCTCTTAGAATAACTGTCTTTCTACCGCAATCCTGTATCATCTAttgcttccctttattttcttcattctttactTGCCTGCTTTAAATGTTTTTTCAGCTCTAATGATTCTGGTTCTGGCAGGATAGGTAGCACTTCTGCATTGGTTGGGGCAATCACCTGCACAAGAGGAAAGATAATAGGCATGTTCTTAGAATTGCTCAGGAGTTTCTCTTACATAACGGTAAATAGAAGAGGAAGTCGTATATACAATATTATCAGGGTACATATGAATTCATGCACACTACATATACTCATATATCTGATATACATACATATCTGAACGGAAATATATCTAAGTGTTATTGGTGATTATCTCAGGATAATAGGATTAcagtttttgctttcttctttacatttatttgtatttgctaAAGTTACAATGAATATATGTAAGGGTATCCTTGAGTCTATTACACTGCAGAATGTCAATAtaagtttgttctttttccccAAGTCTCCATCAAAAGACAGCTTCTTAATGGAAACCAGGCCCCAGGAAAGCCATCAGGAGATGACCTACACCATATGCAATGGTCTGGCAGCCACACCTGCCCTACTGCTCTTGGAGCATGCAGGAGGGGCACTTAGTTCTGGCAAAACTGAATCTTAAAATTCTTTGAGTCCTAACCAAGAGCCTTTTTAGACAACTTACTAGCCAATGAAGTAAAagcagaattgaaaaaaaatggattCAATGAGTCTCATAATAGAAAATAACCCACAACTTAGGTGCCTCTCCTGAGAGCAGTATAGAAAAACAGAACATAATCCTATTCCAGATCCTACAAATGTCTCAGCCAGGAACCTCACCCTACTGCTGTCCAGATCCACTAGCCACACATCATCAGGCATTTTAAAGTCCAGTTTGTAGAGGAAAAAGCTGGCAGGGACCCCAATGATGTATGGGGTTGGAGCCAGCAGCAGCtgtggaaaagagagagaggataagaaacaaagaataaaactTAGCATGATCAATTCCACTTAATGAGTCAGGATTTTTCTATATATGGAAGTTGAGGTCTACAATCCCTTTTCCAAAACTCTTCAAGGTTACATTATGTAACACCTGCAGCAAGGTTGGGGCCCACAGCCTATAATCATTAACATCAATAAAGCATTGGTTTTGCCACCAAAACAGTACTGGTCAGGTTAGATTTTGCTGATAAGTGATTGAGCACTAGTACTGACTGATGACTTCCTTGGGCACTGACTAAGCCCTCTCCCTCAgggagatgagaaatcagcacttaatcttattgggtatctcttgtatgtgattcattgcttttctcttgctgctctcagatttctctttgtctctgacattttgattagtatgtgtcttggagtaggtctattaggatttatttggATTGAAGTATGTTGTACTACTTGGACATGGAAaattatgtccttcaatagggctggacAGAGTTGGGAAGAGTAGAGGTGACAAAGCCAGAAAAGACTCACCTGCTCTGCTGATGCCATGCAGGTGGGAAGCAGTGGGATTACAGGAAACATATACTCCAGGGGGTAAATCATTGCCACGAATGCCATCACAGACATGGAGAGTGCATTGTAGTCTCGGGACTGTAGCACCATCTGCCACAAGCCATACCATAAGGATCACTCAAGAGTAGAATATAAGAAGTAGGAGAAAACACCTTCCAACACTGTACTTTAGTTTCTGTTCCACCATCCCTCCAGCTCTAGGAGCTCGGCTTCCACAATTACCAGTGCCCAATGCCCCAGCTGGCTTGCCACCTCCCAACCCAAGCACCACTGTCATCCTCTTGGGAATCACTCCTTTACTGTCCTAGTTCTTGTacacatacgcacacacacacccccaactCAGGATCACTCACTGAAACAGAACTTTTGATATTTTCAGAGAATTAGGTCAATAAAGTTAGGGATAATTCAACTGAGTAGCAAGCCTGTGAACATATTCCCACACAATACCAGTACCATAATTCAACCCACACCCACTGAGTACCTGCTGTATATCAGGCATCATGTTACCTCCTAGAGACGAAGCAATAAAAAATATGCAGAGATGCAAACTCTGTCTTGAAAGAACACATGGTCTAGCCTCTGCCATTCTTCAAAGCCCTTCCCCTAGAAAGCTGGCCCTCTCACCTTGTGCTCTAACAGGATGCAGGTTAGCACCTGAAGACAGGCGTCTACACCCAGAAGTTCCAAGGGAAGGTGTAATGGAAAATCCACTAGGGTGAATCGAGAGGGGTCTGGGAGAGCAAAGGTCAGAGCTGGCTGAAGCTCCTGGGGTAGGACCTCAATGTCCACTCGCTTCTGCCCAGAGATGGGTACTGGGGAGCGCAGTAGTCGATAGATCCAGGCCTcaatttctcgaaggtcatgcAGAAGGGCACTTGACTTCTCTTCCACAAGCAACGATCCAGTAAAAATGCGCCACATGGTGTCCCTGGAGAACAAACAGCAGGAAGAAGACACGTAAGCATCAGAGGCTGATACCCCACAGCAACCCAATATAATTAGAGGGAGTATTATGATGACAATTGGAAAAGGAGCATCAACAGGAAAGCCCACTCTTTTGGCTCAGACACTACCAGAGGTTATATATGAAGGAGTGAAAAAGTATGCAAAGAATGTATATgtgataaaatatttaggaataaatttaactaaggatgtaaaggacttgtacacagaaaactataaaacattactgaaagaaattaaaaaagatctaataaatgaaaggatatcccatgttcatggattggaaaattagATATTGTTAAAATGTTGTGATGGATTGAACTGCGCatcccagtttggacatgttcttggtcttggtagCATTCTGGTGGCTGTGGACTcactgtaaataagatctcttgggaagtggatgtggcttaagcagttgggtgcctgcctcctgcatgggaggtcccggattcagttcccagtaccgcctaaagaagataagacagcaaactgatgcgACAGctagctgatgcaaaaagatgatgcaacaagatgacacaacaagatgatgcaacgaagagacacaataaggaaaacaataagagacacaacaaccaGGAgcaggtggctcaagccattgggtgcctcccttccccatgggaagtccctggttcagtttctggtgcctcctaaaaagaagataagcacacaacaaacagacacagagagcagacagcaagagcaaaacaaaaaggggcaggggagaaaaacaaattaattaaataaattaaaaataaataaataaaataagatagcttcaagatgttacttcagttaagatgtggcccagctTAATCAGGTTGGGCTTAAACCggattgctggagtcctttataagcagtgGGAAAGTCAGACGGAGAAGGAAGCATGGGGAgtaaccagaagctggaagtcaatggaacccagaagagaaaggagaagatgccacggtatacattgccatgtgaaggaaaagtcaaggaacgagtattgccagcagccagcccctgcatgccacagtcttcaggcaGAATGATTGccttgccaataccttgattttggacttcacctagcctcaaaaccataagccaataaatccctattgCTAAGCCACCATATTataaggtatttgttttagcagttggaaaactaaaacagatgtcaattctacccaaagcaatttacagattcaatgctatACCATTCagaattccaatagccttctttgcaaaaatggaaaagccaatcagcaaattcatatggaagggtaaggggtcttaAATacccaaaatcatcttgaaaaagaacaaagccaGGGGATtcacactttccaatttcaaaacttattacaagctacagtaatcaaaacagtttggtactggcacaaggaaagacatacaaaccaatggaaatgaattaagagttcataaataaaccttcacattgatggtcaattgattttttacaagagtgttaagtccactcaatggggaaagaacagtttcttcaacaaatggtactgggaaaactggatatccaaaagcaaaataatgaaagtgtacccctacctcataccatatacaaaaattaactcaaaatggatcaaagacctaatataagaACTGAAACCATACTTGAAAAAAACACAGGAGCCATCTTCAGGATCTTATACTTGGCAACAGACTCTTAGACTTTACaccgaaagaaaaaatagataaattggatttcattaaatttaaaaaacttttgtgcatcagagGACATTATcataaagtaaaaagacaacctacagaatgtgagaaaatatttggaaactatatatctggTAAGGATTTAACATCAAGTGTTTATAAAGAaatactagggaagcagattggctcaactgataagagtgtctgcctaccatataggaggttcaggatttgaacccagggcctcctgacccatgtagtgagctggcccacactcagtgctgccatgcgcaag
Coding sequences:
- the MADD gene encoding MAP kinase-activating death domain protein isoform X45: MVQKKKFCPRLLDYLVIVGARHPSSDSVAQTPELLRRYPLEDHTEFPLPPDVVFFCQPEGCLSVRQRRTSLRDDTSFVFTLTDKDTGVTRYGICVNFYRSFQKRMPKEKGEGGAGSRGKEGARVTCASDEVGTESSESGSSLQPPSADSTPDVNQSPRGRRRAKGGTRSRNSTLTSLCVLSHYPFFSTFRECLYTLKRLVDCCSERLLGKKLGIPRGVQRDTMWRIFTGSLLVEEKSSALLHDLREIEAWIYRLLRSPVPISGQKRVDIEVLPQELQPALTFALPDPSRFTLVDFPLHLPLELLGVDACLQVLTCILLEHKMVLQSRDYNALSMSVMAFVAMIYPLEYMFPVIPLLPTCMASAEQLLLAPTPYIIGVPASFFLYKLDFKMPDDVWLVDLDSSRVIAPTNAEVLPILPEPESLELKKHLKQALASMSLNTQPILNLEKFHEGQDIPLLLGRPSNDLQSTPSTEFNPLIYGNDVDSVDVATRVAMVRFFNSPNVLQGFQMHTRTLRLFPRPVVAFQAGSFLASRPRQTAFAEKLARTQAVEYFGEWILNPTNYAFQRIHNNMFDPALIGDKPKWYAHQLQPIHYRVYDSNSQMADALSMPPERASDSDPTDDSGSDSMDYDDSSSSYSSLGDFVSEMMKCDINGDTPNMDPLTHAALGDASEVEIDELQNQKEAEEPGPDGENTQENPPLRSSSSTTASSSPSTVIHGANSEPADSAEMDDKTAVGVSKPLPTVPPSIGKSNVDKHQTEIGEGAQKLLRPNSLKLASDSDAESDSRASSPTSTVSNNSTEGFGGIMSFASSLYRNHSTSFSLSNLTLPTKGAREKTTPFPSLKGNRRALVDQKSSVIKHSPTVKREPPSPQGRSSNSSENQQFLKEVVHSVLDGQGVGWLNMKKVRRLLESEQLRVFVLSKLNRTVQSEEDSRQDIIPDVEISRKVYKGMLDLLKCTVLSLEQSYAHAGLGGMASIFGLLEIAQTHYYSKEPDKRKRSPTESVSTPVGKDPGLTARGDPKTMAQLRVPQLGPWAPSTAGKGPKELDTRSLKEENFVASIELWNKHQEVKKQKTLEKQRPEVIKPVFDLGETEEKKSQISADSGVSLTSGSQRTDADSVTGVSPAVMIRSSSQDSEVSNSSGETLGADSDLSSNAGDGPGGEGGAHLASSRGTLSDSEIETNAATSAIFGKAHGLKPGVKEKLVGSPVRSSEDVSQRVYLYEGLLGRDKGSMWDQLEDAAMETFSISKERSTLWDQMQFWEDAFLDAVMLEREGMGMDQGPQEMIDRYLSLGEHDRKRLEDDEDRLLATLLHNLISYMLLMKVNKNDIRKKVRRLMGKSHIGLVYSQQINEVLDHLANLNGRDLSIRSSGSRHMKKQTFVVHAGTDTNGDIFFMEVCDDCVVLRSNIGTVYERWWYEKLINMTYCPKTKVLCLWRRNGSETQLNKFYTKKCRELYYCVKDSMERAAARQQSIKPGPELGGEFPVQDMKTGEGGLLQVTLEGINLKFMHNQFLKLKKW